The nucleotide window TCGCGGTCACATCTTTACGCGAAGGCCATACGACCTTGCGCAGTTCGGAGACGACTTCATCGCCCCACTGGAGCATCTTGGGGCTGAACTGCAGGAACAGGAACAAGCCGAAACCCGCAGCCACCGGCAGACCGTGACGGAACCAGTCTTGGCCCGCCAGATTCGCCATCCAGCCGAAGATTCCCGAAAGAGCCGTGATCAGAAGCGACAGCGTGAGGCCAAAAATAGCGCCTGCCGTTGCGAATGCGACCGTCAAAATCTTCTGGTTTGTTTTGTCCATGATCCGTCCTTTTCAGAGCCAGATGCCATCATCTATAAATTGGGACCAGACAACAAGAGGGATATTGGCAGGGCCGCACGGATTCGAACCGTGAACCTAAGGATTTGGAGTCCTTCGCTCTACCGTTGGAGCTACGACCCTGTTGTCCCCCGCTCACCAACGCTCCTTGCGGCGCGTCGGAATGTCTGGGCTTTGAATTTGAATCGAGTCCTCAAAAACCGAGGGGGACGACTCTTACGAGGTCCCCCTACAGTCAAGAGTTTCGAACCGGTGAAGGCCGAATCGAAACCCTGTCTTGAAGATTACTCAGTGATCGCGACGACGACGCCTGCACCGACGGTACGGCCACCTTCGCGGATCGCGAAGCGAAGCTCTTTTTCCATCGCGATGGGCGCAATCAGCTCAACGTCAACTTCCACGCGGTCACCGGGCATGACCATTTCAGTTCCCGCCTTCAGAGTCACTACGCCAGTGACGTCAGTGGTACGGAAGTAGAACTGAGGACGGTATCCGTTGAAGAAGGGAGTGTGACGTCCGCCTTCTTCTTTGGTGAGGATGTACGCTTCAGCTTTGAACTTCTTGTGCGGCTTGATGGTGCCGGGTTTCGCGAGGACTTGTCCGCGCTCAACGTCTTCTTTTTTGGTACCACGGAGAAGGACGCCGCAGTTATCGCCCGCTTGACCTTCATCCAACAGCTTACGGAACATTTCGATTCCAGTGACTGTGGTTTTAGTCGTGGGACGGATACCGACGATTTCAACTTCTTCGTTGACCTTAATAACGCCACGCTCAACACGGCCAGTGACGACAGTACCACGACCCGAGATCGAGAACACGTCCTCGACGGGCATCAGGAAAGTCTTGTCGATCGCACGGACGGGCTCGGGGATGTAAGTATCGCAAGCTTCCATCAGTTTCATGACCGAGGGAGCACCGACTTCCGAAGTGTCGCCTTCCAGAGCTTTCAGAGCCGAACCTTTAACGATCGGGATCTTGTCGCCGGGGAATTCGTACTTCGAGAGCAGTTCGCGAACTTCGAGTTCGACGAGCTCAAGGAGTTCTTTGTCATCGACCATGTCGCACTTGTTCATGAAAACAACCAGTGCGGGAACGCCGACCTGACGAGCGAGCAGGATGTGCTCACGAGTCTGGGGCATCGGACCATCCGCAGCCGAGACGACGAGGATCGCGCCATCCATCTGAGCTGCACCAGTGATCATGTTTTTCACGTAGTCGGCGTGCCCGGGGCAGTCGACGTGTGCGTAGTGACGGTTGTCAGTTTCGTACTCGACGTGAGTTGTCGAGATCGTGATCCCACGCTCTTTTTCTTCGGGCGACTTATCGATTTGATCGTAGTTCATCGCCTGAGCTTTACCGGCTTTCGCCAGAACGTTGGTGATTGCTGCAGTGAGAGTGGTCTTACCATGGTCGACGTGACCGATGGTTCCGATGTTCACGTGCGGCTTCGAGCGGTTAAACTTCTCTTTTGCCATTGCTGTCTTCCTCCTGAGTAGGATCCAAATCCTGTTTATTTACCTAACTTAAAAACTTCGAGCGCGATGACCAAAAAACTGGAGCCCGTGATCGGAGCCGAACCGACGACCTCACCCTTACCAAGGGTGTGCTCTACCACTGAGCTACACGGGCATACCCTCGGATCGCCGGAAAAGTTCAACTTGGAGCGGGTGACCGGTCTCGAACCGGCAACCCTCAGCTTGGAAGGCTGATACTCTAGCCAATTGAGCTACACCCGCCC belongs to Pseudobdellovibrionaceae bacterium and includes:
- the secE gene encoding preprotein translocase subunit SecE, with protein sequence MDKTNQKILTVAFATAGAIFGLTLSLLITALSGIFGWMANLAGQDWFRHGLPVAAGFGLFLFLQFSPKMLQWGDEVVSELRKVVWPSRKDVTAMTIVVCIMVVVSSLVISSFDFVSGYVLNNIILQ
- the tuf gene encoding elongation factor Tu, which encodes MAKEKFNRSKPHVNIGTIGHVDHGKTTLTAAITNVLAKAGKAQAMNYDQIDKSPEEKERGITISTTHVEYETDNRHYAHVDCPGHADYVKNMITGAAQMDGAILVVSAADGPMPQTREHILLARQVGVPALVVFMNKCDMVDDKELLELVELEVRELLSKYEFPGDKIPIVKGSALKALEGDTSEVGAPSVMKLMEACDTYIPEPVRAIDKTFLMPVEDVFSISGRGTVVTGRVERGVIKVNEEVEIVGIRPTTKTTVTGIEMFRKLLDEGQAGDNCGVLLRGTKKEDVERGQVLAKPGTIKPHKKFKAEAYILTKEEGGRHTPFFNGYRPQFYFRTTDVTGVVTLKAGTEMVMPGDRVEVDVELIAPIAMEKELRFAIREGGRTVGAGVVVAITE